Within the Miscanthus floridulus cultivar M001 chromosome 17, ASM1932011v1, whole genome shotgun sequence genome, the region CCTGAATGCTTGGCAGAATTCAGAGGAGCTCACTAGCAGTACAACACATCGCAGTGGCAGCTATATTATCCATGATGTCACGGCCTCCTTCTAGAAACGAGCAAATATCTGGCTGGTGATTGTGATTTGTTCCCCAGCTCGCATTTCCTTGTTAAATCAGTTGCCTTGGTGGTTCATTGGACAGCATATAAATGCAAGTCCCAAGATCACTTTGGGTCGATGAAATCAGGAGCGGTTTTAGGTTGGAGTGAGTCACGCAGCCTCAGGAGGCAGATTACTGCTTCGAAAACATTATGGTGTAGATTAGTAGAAGTTCACCGAATATGCGGAGGTTTCATGTTCTTGTTTACATATATTTTGGGAGAACTGACTGGACAAACGGGCCCTGTCGTATTCAGCTTCAGCAATCTGAATATCTGATAGGCTGAAGCTGATGCTCTCGTCTCCTGCTGCTAAATTACTACCCGGAAACGAATCACACCACCTCATAACCGCAATTCCATGCGTCACCAAAGCTAACGACATTAATAGAGCTCGTTATATGGGTGAGCAAGATACAATGCCCGTGCCTTGGAGACTCCTATGGACCTACTAATACCAGGCACAACCGGTGAATTTTCACTTTGCTGCTGGCGCCTGTGCAGAGGACAAGCTGTGGAACTGTATCATCACCATTGCTGCATGAGCTACATCGTGGGAATTGCTGTCAGATCAGCAGTGACGACTGACGACATGTATGCAGCGAGAAGACAGCCCTCGATGAACTAATGGTGCGATGCCAAGACATGGCTGCTCTGCTCCTGGCTGGCAAGACCGTTGGCTGCTCTGCATTTTTGGCATTTAAATTAATTAATATATAATATTtcaatttattttgttttcaaattaatcaattaatataaaatttgaatttagtTTGTTGGGGTCCTCCTAAATAGGAGAACACCCTTCAAAAATTAGCGTATGCTGCTAATTGTGGCGAGCACACGGTATTCTTTAGTAAAAGGCGAAAGAATAGTTCGCTTTGTGCTCACCACGCAGCTGCGTGTTTTGTATCAGTGACACTGCCCTTCCTCTTATAGCACACCCCATAATCCCATCTTAGTAGCTGCACGATATGGTGCTAATTCATCATCAGCTGTCTAACCTTTGCTTTCCCCTAGGCTGTCCAGCAATTCGGTGGGCTGTGGTACATCCATCCTTGGGCTGTCCAGCAATGCATCCCGCGGAGTCCGGCCCGCCAACGGTTTCACAAGTGAAAAAACCTTTGCATGCCTGAGCTTGAGCTGGCGCGCAGTCAACGCCTCACGATTTTTTAATTTCTTAACTCGTTTTTTTGGCAAAAAAGAACTtcccaacaaaaaaaaaagttacaTATCTAACTCGCATCGCCAATTGATATAGCGATATTAACTTATCATCGCCAATAAACTGGCAGAACTACCTTACCGCCGATTCAAATGGTGGAATCTTTTTTTTGGTGACAATGTCTTAAAAATCACAGTTTTTTCATATGAAATCAGACAGGGACAAAAAAACACAAAATTCATGTAGcctgacgagatctacaactttaaagTTCATGATTTTTTTTCGTTTGAAGCCATCTTAGTGCTAAATAATTGATACAACACTCACATGTATACAAATATAGATTTGAAACTTGTATTGGTTATTTTGGCATCAAAATGACTTTAAAAAAAGTTGTGTGCTCATGGACTCGCCGGTGTCGATCAGACGATCAATCATTACTTGTGGGCTTGTGGGTGTAAGAAAAATGTAGAAGCAATGAGGCACGATAGCGGCCTGGCTGCCACGatagcggcggcagcagcagagaCACGCAGACGCATGCTGCATCCCTGCCCATGGCCGCGCTCTGGAGATACAGCAAGCTGCTTTCCTTCTGTATATTTTTATTTTCTCGTTGATGCCATTCTCTCATGCGTTGTCAGCGAGTCCCAGAATGTATCTGTTGGTTGACAGATTCTATATCGTAGTCCTCAGCGTAATTCAAAAAAAAAGTGAAGCATGCTTTAGTTGTGATTTAGGATGAATGGCAGTAGGTTGCATTAAGGATGTGATAAGACCGTGACACTGAGAATGGAGTGACGCAAAAAGAGGTCAGTGCTGCTTTCAACATCTACTGTGCAGGCAGACAAAATAACCTGTTACCTGGCATACAATGCACCAGATTGCGTTCTGGGCTGAACCTACAACCATGAACACCTATCTCTATCTGATGGCATTTAGCCCATACAAAAGAACAAtcacaaataaaaaaaaagtacAACCGGGGGTCAAAGAAAATATGGGACTGCAGTTCTTGGCCCTCGCATCTAGTTGTTTTCTTCCGTCTCCGTGAAAAACTTGACCTCCCTTTCCTGGAAACAGAGCAAAAAAGATCAGCAGATAAAAGCACAGGAAAATAACACCACCAGAACTCATGTCAGCACAAACCGGTTGCTGCAATAACTTGGTAGCTTAAAATTCACATGCCGTTAAAATAGAATAGATGAAAGCCACCATTAGTTTCCTAGTTTAAATTGTTGCATCCACGTCATTGAGATGACTGACACAAAGATAAATCTTTCAAGATTATAATGGAATTGTTCAGTTCCAGCCATATAACAATAGTACGTTGTacgaagacaaaaaaaaaaagatgtagAGGAGCAATTTCTAAGTCTGCTCCCCCACATGCTTATGTATTAGGACTCGAGCAGCTTCTACAGTCCATCATAGGAAAACATAATGTTACTATGTTAGCACTTTACATCCTCGATATACAACATGAGCACCAGAACAAAACCTTTTAAtaccaagcaagttggggtaggctacatCCAAGATATACAAACTAGCAAAAACCTTTCTTTGAAATTATCAAAGACCCAAAATTAGGAGGATTCCTTTAATATTCGTATTATTGTCATTTGAAGGCAGCCATCCAAATACCAGGAGCTagtgcatgagtgaacatgaagTGACCTACCATATTTTCACTGAAGCTTAGTATAGAAGCAACATTGCCACATCGGTAACAATAATTAGGTGCAGACCACACCTGGAAAAAAGAAGATAAAGACCTAGTGAGCATGTGGAACTGCATTTTGACGCAAATCTACAAGTGATGTTGTGAACTGATAACTCACAGTTACAAGACCTTTGTCAAACATGTACTTTAGGCCTTCCTGGACCAGTTGATGAGCCCGGCAAACTAATTCAATCTTGTTAATATGGTTGAACTGCATTGAAAAAAGGCCAAGCAGTAAGCATGTACTTGAAATCAACTATATACAGtaataaacaaaagaaaaaatacCTCTTGAGTCACCCTTGTTCCAAAGAGCCAACCTGCTCCACGGGGACTAACTGCCCATGTATCAATCTCTTCTGGGTTGCTCCACATCAGATCACAGAAAGGCCCTTCATGCGGAATTTCACAATTGCGATCAATTATTTGTATCTGGAAACAACAAAGATATGGAATATTCATGAGACACAAAACTGAGTCAGCATTCTCTGAAAACAGATTTGACCTCATCCAACAGAAAAGTGAAATCACAGGGTCAGATATTTGTTCAGTTGATGCATGAGTTCCACTAAACAAGCATTTCGCTATATGCATGGGTGGCTTCCACATTTTTCATCACAAGAATATCTCTAGTAGCAAACTAGCATTAAATTTCAAAAAGGCGGCCTACACAGTCAACTGGTGGAAAGTTAGTAACTGATAACCACTTACTTTCTGATGCTAGCTAGAATAACCACTCATCATCTGATGCTTTTCTTAATGAAGGTATCCCTTAAAACAGCTAGAAAGCTACTGAAAGGGGCATAAAGTGTCCCTAACTAATTTACAAAGAAAAAAGGGTAACAAGCCTTAAAATGGCATATTGGCATCATAATTCGCAAAGCAACATATCTTATGATATGATAGTTCATCAGGACATTATAAAGAGGCAAAacctcatcaaatgaagatgaaGAATCACTAACCTGATCTACTGACCGTACATTGGGTGAAAGGCCACCATGAACACAAAGGACCTAGATATTCAGCATGTCAGCAAGTATAACTTGTCAGGTTGTTGCTTCTCACTGGTCATGAAATaaaatcacaaaaaaaaaaaaaattaaccgGTAAGTTACTGTGCCATTAATGATTGCTGAAAGAGTAAGGTAATAAAAAACATCAGTACAATATTGCCATGCATTGGCATTTCCATATTTCCTTTGACACTCATCATAAAAACCATACACCTAAAACATAAATAAATGCATTAGCCTTTTTCATGATATAGAACTGTTGGGTTGGCCAGGCACGGTAGGCAATATTCTTATTTAGAATAAATGAATTGAACTAAATGAGACAGCAACTGAAAAGAAATATGTGAATGCAAATTAGAGAAAATACAAAATGAGAAAATAATCTTTACATTTGGACATAAGTTTACCTGTGTCAACTGTCTGCTTTCATGATTTCCGCGCAGCCGGGTTATGTGGGCAGGATACCTATAACATACAGAAAATCAATGAAACAATAAATTTAAATGAGGCTTCACATAGATTTATGATCTGAGCTTCTTGAAATTACGAATTGAGAAACACCCTACAGAACTAGCGAAACAAGTTGGAATGAAAGAGAATAAATTATTACAATTGATATATCAAAATGGAGTCAACACAATCTGGTGCTATTAGGAAATTTGTTTAGCGGACATTAATTCTACGGACCAAAAAATATCTAAAACATCTTTATGttccaacaaaaaaaaaaaactagacctgcgagggtatgaccacccccaggcattgcattaagaagaagaccttctcacgcaggcccagaaaacccccgaacccctgccccacccttaCACAACGGCACCGTCGTCCTGTGAGAACTGGCCggtccttagacctgtgctttggttaGGTGGCTAAACTAACAGGTACACACTTTCTAGAGGTTCTTCATATTAAATCTCATGTGCCCAGTCACTAACTAGATCTTGGTAAATCACTGGCAGTCATTGTTTTAGAAAGCACTATGCGCTACTACTTGATTCCTAGCTCTTCAGTTGGTCCAGGAAGCAATAAGGAACTGTGAGATAGGATGGGGTATACCACCCAGGCGGCCATTTTTTTTCAAACAGTGTTGACAAACTAAAGCTACAGCCTACAGGATAAATTGATATCAATGCTACTTTGAATAAGGAGAAAAGAAACAAGCATAGTGTAATTAACATGTACTCCTATACATGAAAGCTCAAAAGCCATAATTTTGTAGTATACAGACCTAATTAAGAAGGTCCTAATTTATGTAGCAGTAATCTGGATGTTTCGCATGATGACACTCAGATTGGTTAAATACATGACATCAAGGAAACAAATCCAAAAATGGACATTAAATACTATGTAAAATAAAATGCTCAAGACTCTTGACATCGCACGTAATTGGATCAGTATTAAGTACTTTGTAAAATGCTCACTACTCTATGATATCATAACTACCATTAAAAAAAACAATACCCGAACAGGCATTCGATGCAATACCTTGCTTTTAGAAGCAATAGGATAGTGAAGACCTCCAGGCTGTTGAACCCGCGGTCAACAAAGTCGCTCTGCAAGTCAATCCAACCTCAGGTCATGAATCAGTGACATTGCTCCGACACAGGATACCTAGTCACCAGTGCATCAATAACTCAAGAGCGGACCATAATACGTAATTTGTATCAGGGACATTCCCTCCAGTTGCAAACAGCTTCATGAGGTCATGGAACTGCCCGTGGATGTCACCGCACACAGTCACAGGGCTGTTGACAGGCTGCACATTCGACTCTTCGATAAGAATCTCCTTCACCTGGATTTTCACCATAGAATTAGTACATTTTACACAGCACATGTGCAGAACACACGAATACAAGCATCGCACGCTCGTGACCCGAATTCCCAGCAGGCCAGCACCGAACTCATCAGAGTATCAAACAATAAGTAAACGGGAAACCCAGAGACTTGGCCACTCGACCTTAATGGCCTGAAGCAAACCTTAAAGCAAAAGGCTAGAGCATTAAGGGATTATCAGAGAGCCGAGAGGACAGTACGTATTCGCAGAGGGACTGGAGTTCGTGCTCGGAGAGGTGCTGCCCCTCCTTGACCTTAGCGATCCACAGATCCAAATCCATAATCCGAGACAGCTGATATCGCCAGCGCCAAGCCGCCAATTACAGTCCCTCTGTGAAGTAGGGTTTGCGTGGGTGGTTGTGGCAGATTTGGGGAGGATTGTTGGGTTGATTTCATTAAAAAAAAGTTAAATACACGTCACTTAGGCACACGTAAAATCGAAATTTGCTAGTTATGTCACTTAGGTCCATGAGAGGCGCCTTCTGTTCAACATGGCAGCGCCAGCGAGGAGGTTGAGTGGGCTTTGGCGGGATCTTTGGCTTTGGGAATTTAACAAAGAGCAccgagggggtgtttggttcctaaaggaaaattttagtccctgtcctattgaatatttggacatatgcatgaagtattaaatatagacgaaaaaaataactaattgcacagattgtagctaatttgcgagacgaattttttaagcctaattagtctatgatttgacaatgtggtgctatagtaaatatgtgctaatgacggattaattaggcttaataaattcgtctcgtaaattagtctccatctatgtaattagttttataattaactcatatttagttctcctaaatagcatccaaaCGTTCGATATGAcatagactaaaatttagtccataaaaccaaacaccccttggggaaaaaaaaaaaagagaacagGTCACCTTCCCCAGCCGTTTCTCTCTCTTTGAAATTGATCCCCACTCCTCCTTCCTCCAGACGCCACttcttgccgccgccgcctcccgacCTCAGGTGGACGCCATTGCCGGCGAATCCAGTGCCTCAGCCTCGGATCTGCGAGGTGCATCGGATCTCCCGCTGATTCAGTGCACGGAGTGCCACCGGGCCATCGTGTTGCGGCTCGTTTCAAAAAAAGAATGGAGCCGAGGTGATGTGTTCTACTGCTGCCCATTCTACAAGGTGAGTGGTTCAATTTAAAGCAATTTGGTTGTGGTGAAGATAGTTGGTTTACTGTTTGTGTTGATCCTTGGTCTATTGGTGCTACTAGTTAAGTAGTTGGTTGTAGTGTTGTAATTAGTCCTCTAATCACTTTGCTGAAACCATCAAGTTTTTGTAATCAGTAGTCCTAGATGATGTATTCAGCAGTGATATCATGTGTAATGGATTTGGTTGAGAGTATTCAGAGTAATGCAATCATGGCTATTGATCAAGCAGTCATATACAGCGACGGAGCACGGCACAAAATCAGGGGGGGGGCAACTTGATAAAAACACAAGTGAAATATGTTGACATCAGAAATAAAACCATATATACTATGATAAATTTAACTAATCACATATTAAGTGACTACAGAGACTGTCAGACTACTCTTAACTAAGTTATGGACTAAAActagctagttatatatatttaTAGTCGAGTCACATTTCACAAAATGCAAGTGACCACAAACTATATTTGAGAATTTTGTTTTGGACAAGGGGGGCCGGAGCCCAGTTTGGCCCCCACTGTGCTCCGTCCGTGGTCATATAGTACATTGTCTTTCATACCAGTAGACCAAAAG harbors:
- the LOC136517586 gene encoding phytochrome-associated serine/threonine-protein phosphatase 3-like, producing MDLDLWIAKVKEGQHLSEHELQSLCEYVKEILIEESNVQPVNSPVTVCGDIHGQFHDLMKLFATGGNVPDTNYVLWSALDDFVDRGFNSLEVFTILLLLKARYPAHITRLRGNHESRQLTQVYGFYDECQRKYGNANAWQYCTDVFYYLTLSAIINGTVLCVHGGLSPNVRSVDQIQIIDRNCEIPHEGPFCDLMWSNPEEIDTWAVSPRGAGWLFGTRVTQEFNHINKIELVCRAHQLVQEGLKYMFDKGLVTVWSAPNYCYRCGNVASILSFSENMEREVKFFTETEENN